The Ptychodera flava strain L36383 chromosome 14, AS_Pfla_20210202, whole genome shotgun sequence genome segment TGGCCAAAATCACCATAGGAAAAGTTGTGGTGGTTATAATGTCATGTTTGCTATGGAGTGCTGAGATAAATGCAACGAGTTCTTCCCCCGCTGCGAGCTGGAGGTTTGTATGAAACATCACTAATTATTATTGTATCGAAGTTTGTCTATATAGTAAGCATACTCATCGTCCTCCTTAGAAGAATAACGCAAATGGTAGACTTTCTTTGCATGGGCCTGTTGTCTGTTCGATCCGTGAGACTGTTCAGCAGGTGAACGTTGTGGGTTGGATGGCGGTGTGCACCATATGTACTGGAGACACATGTTAAAATGTGAAGTCGAGCGATTAGTTTACCACCACGTCTATAATTACGGTGTGAATTTAAACATTGTATGGCTGTATGTGTCCACACGAAATACCCTTAGATGTCTGATAAGACAACTGACATGTAATGTTTATAGATTTCATGTTCCAGGCATTGATATTGGTGCAACATTCAACACAAGGAGCCCAGTAAGTAGCTAAGCTAGTAAACTCCCTTGGAGCGCTTgtctaatttttaaaaatacggTCTCTTTAATTTGGCTAAGATGCAATGAAAAGAAATACACTGAAAGTGAACTGTTGAGTTCTTTGGGATCCTGACATTTTAATTGTGAAGTTGGTGACAATTTGAGAGTGGGATGAAATGTAAGAGCCATACATGAAAATCTCAACTCATGTTTGTTCCATTGTCCTTCTACAAATTGTGTTCTACACCGTGTAAAAACCTTTGAATATATTGGTTATATCATTCAAGCCATTACACCGTATAAAAACCTTTGAATATATTGGTTATATCATTCAAGCCAATGAGCAACTTTACTGACAGGTAATGAATCAATCATCAATTCAACTTTGCATAAACTATTGAGTATATGAGTGAGTGTTGCTAATGGAAGGTGGAAAAATTCTATAAGACAAAAGTTCATGACTTTCAGCTCCACCTTCACTTGACATTTTTTTGGGATGAATGCagaatagaaaaatgacaaggcAGAGACCAGCCCATTAAGTTATGCAGTTATCCAGAATTGTACTAGTGACAATGTAATGTCAATTATTGAGAAAACTTGCCAGTCTGCAGAAAGTGTTAAGAAACTAACttttatgtatgtacatatcaCAGTGATAGAAATCTGTACTCATGGATTTTAGTTGtaaatatatcaaatgaaaactaAATAACGCTCCATATGTGGCATTCTTGAAGTTTCAGGTGGAATATCTGTTAGATACAAACACTACATTGACTTGGAGTGCCAGCAATGGCTGCCATATTTACAATAAGAGGTAGGATGCCATTTGAAATAAAACTGTGGTTTCCCTTTTATATAAGTGTTAAgtatttctttaaagttgtttCTTTAAGACTTGTTTAACCTGTTGACACTATCCACACTACGGTAGTAATATAATTTGTCTTTCTTGATCAAGTAATTTACTTAACCATAGAAGAAGTGATTTAATGTAAGCTACTAAATTTCATTTCCCCTCTGGCTGATGAACAATTCTTTATGCTACTGATACTGGATACATGTagtttgtgttttttgatattgttgacttTTTCCCATTTTGAAGTGCCCCATTGACTCAAATACAATGCAGAGAGGCAGGTGTACATACCATATCACTACAGGAAAAGGTGAGTTAACACATAAACTATCTTGAacaatatttgatgataaactgTCTGCTTTGATAAACAGATGTAAGATGTAtacatttaaaatgaaattatctGAGTATGTGTGTATGGAGTAAGTCAATGTGTGAACAAGCAGGGAGAGGTGGAGATATGACTTTGACATCAGTTTTCCAACGTTGTTTTTACTGCAATTGTTTCTACCAGAATGGAGtatccatggaaacatctcagaCAATTATGGTAGTTGATGATCCAATGTGTTACAGCTGGTATTTGGCTACTGTGGGATCTTCTCAAAGTGTCAGGTATGTCAACAACTGAAACCTAGGGTCTTTTAATAATGTTACAAGGATTGGACACAatattgtattgattcatgCACTGAATACTTAGATCACTGCGATGTTTTTTGTGAATGCTTCTACCAGATGAAGAAAATGTTTGCTCTTAGTAGAAAGTAAGACGATGATAGAGCTACATCTGGGGTTCATAATATCAAACAGACTACTTTCACAACttaattataaaaacaaaaagGTGTGCTTTTCACAGTTTGCCATTCACTCTGAttaaaatttgttaatttgcagtATTTCAACAGAACCAGAATCCTATACGTGGAGGTTGTGGATTGTGGATCCACAATATGCAGATAACAGAGAAGTTAACTTGACTGcaatactgccctcacaggTAAGTTGAGAATATGATTTTATCTCTGTGCATGGTGTAGACACATATATATCACAGTATTCATTTCCCTAAGAAAACTACTCAAAACTGTAAACAGCACAAAATTAGATCTGATTAACATGGTACATACTGGCCCTAGTTCCTTGTAATACAGGTAGAGTTTTTGTATCAGTTCAGCAGAataaaaaactgatttttgtatGAATTTGACAGATTGCACAAAAATCTTGGTATCTGCATTGCCCACCTAGAAAATGAACTTAGAAACCACAGTCTTTCTGATCACATATTAATTGTATTTTACCTTAGTTTCAAAAGGCCTCTGATTTTCCATAAATTCTTTATAGAAGATTAACTGCgttcatattatattataattactcttattttatttctaaaatacagaatatatttttacaatatgCTGTGTTTGCTAAAATGACTTCATATTTTATTGTGCAGCACTCTGCAGATCTGACCTCACAGTTCATAGCAAAACGCCAAGATCCTGTGATGGACATAATGCCTGTTGTGATGGGACAGAAACTAACAGTTGTGTCCAAGACGTCTCATCCAAACCTTGGGTAATTTATCATTATCTTGCATATGATAATCACTGGTATGTCAATTTCACAGTAAGCTAGTATTGTCAGGGACATTGGCATGTTGACACTGTATTTGAACTTCTCTTGAAAATTCCAACTATATTGTAAGAATGGAggcttttttttttatatttcggAAAAGGGTGTACAGAAGTTCAGGTTTTCTGGTGATGCCACCAAGACAGCATGTGTGGAATCAAAATGT includes the following:
- the LOC139149071 gene encoding cation channel sperm-associated auxiliary subunit epsilon-like isoform X5; protein product: MYWRHMLKCEVERLVYHHVYNYGVNLNIVWLYVSTRNTLRCLIRQLTCNVYRFHVPGIDIGATFNTRSPFQVEYLLDTNTTLTWSASNGCHIYNKSAPLTQIQCREAGVHTISLQEKNGVSMETSQTIMVVDDPMCYSWYLATVGSSQSVSISTEPESYTWRLWIVDPQYADNREVNLTAILPSQHSADLTSQFIAKRQDPVMDIMPVVMGQKLTVVSKTSHPNLGYWDVTADLKFQDSYQMAVNIQGKPHIAVGNCFIKNTDILISRPKFMLSEVQSTDWTQLRGTNSSPVIVQDACATNVAALLTRDGVYITQDSFVTTHPLWIEKSLVQGLSDPVVGDIAFSEYHLFVLTGSKIFVRNTTAEEFILIEELPASGIIGLRGRQTYLTACTRQVHPAVVAWSNNTVYGITISGDISFPQVSRHPLPDLMSRMDFSPGNSSNTNCPWF